GCCCACTTGTAGGCGAGCGTCCACATGTAGTTGTCCAGCGCCGTGAAGACCTCGCTGGACACCACCGTCCGGTAGTAGGCCGACCAGCCCCGCACGATGGGGTTGATCTTCTTGAGCACGGCCGCAGCGTTGGCCCCTCGCAGGGCCAACATCTCGGCGTGCAGCTGTTCCCGGATCCGTCGTTGCGCCGCTGTGCTCGGCTTGATCAGCAGTTTGCCGTGATACCGGCGGACGTTGAACCCCAGGAAGTCGAACCCGCTCTCCGCGTGGACGATGCGTGTCTTGTCCTCGTGGAAGGCGAGTCCTCTGGGCGTCAGCCATGCGGCCAGCCGTTCCTTGACCAGTTCGGCCTGCTCACGGCTGGTGCATATCGCGACAAAGTCGTCTGCGTACCGCACCAGCACGGGGCTTCCGCTCTGCGCACTGCCGGCGTCTCGGCCGGCGGTGAAGTAGCGGACCCCTGCGGCTTCCTCCATCCCGTGCAGGGCCACGTTGAAGAGCAACGGGCTGATCACCCCGCCCTGCGGAGTTCCCTCCTCGGTCGGGGCGAACCGACCTTTGTCCACGACCCCGGCCTTCAGCCACTGCCGGACCAGTCCCCGGGCGGGGAAGGTGCCGAGCGCGGCCATCAGCCGGGCGTGGTCGATACGGTCGAACGCCGCCGTCAGGTCCGCGTCGAGCACCCACACACGCTGCGGGTTCTTCCCGTTGAGCGTGGAGTAGATGGCCCCGATCGCGTCGTGACAGCCGCGGCCGGGCCGGAAGCCGTACGACTTCGGCTCGAACCGCGCTTCCCACTCGGGTTCCAGTGCGCCCAGTGCCACAGCTTGAAGGCACCGGTCGACGATCACGGGAATCCCGAGGCCGCGCTTCTTCGTGGTCCCTGGTTTCGGGATGAACACCCGCTTGACGGGCTGGGGAGTCCAGGGTCGGGCCCGGTGCTGGACCCAGTGGGCCAGCGCGGCCTTCGACTGGGGAAGCAGTACCACCTTCCCGTCGACTCCCGCCGTCGCGCGTCCTGCGTTGATCTCCGTGACCCGCCGCACACTCAAGAGCGTGTTCGAACGGGACCGGAGCATCAGCTTCTGCAAGTTGCGGACCTTCTTCAGGTCCCCTGCCTGCGATGCCGTGAAGATTCTCTGCCGCAGACGCCGTACGTCCTCCTCGGCGCGGCGCCAGTTGACCGACGCCCAGTCCAGGCCTTCGCCCTCAGGTCCGTTCACCGTCGCGGCAGCAGCCGGGACGGTCTGGACCGCTCCGTCCGCATCCGTGTTGGTGTCCAACTTGTCCCTCGGTTCCGTCGTCTTCGTCCAGTGAGTCCGCACAGGCTCACCCGGCCCACGTCAGCACCCTTTCGGGTCCAGGCAGCAGCCTGTATCCGGACGGTTATGCGAGGCGATCGACGGAGAGGCCGATCATGCTGCCCCGGGTTCCCGTTTCCTTTCGGCTTCCGGCATTGGCTTCTTGGGCCATCCTGTTCCCGCTGGGGAGTTGAGCCTTCCTCACGGTCGGCCGACCGAGCCACGCAGGCTCGGACCCCAACGGGGTTTCCACGTTCCACACGAGTGAGATACGACCGGGGTGGGTGCTCTCTTTACCCCGAGGCGGCGGTGTCCACCTGGCCGGAGTGACCTCTACCGGCCAGCGCCTGCCGCTTCTCAGCGGCCAGCCATGCACCCCGCTGGTGCTTTCCATCGGCGGGGCTTGGGATCACGAGGCATCAACGAGAGTTCACTTGCGTTCACCCGTCCGGTCTTCCCCTTGCCGGTAACTTCCGGATGGAACGGAAGTCCTTGGGCTTTCCCCTGAGCTTCGCACCACGCCGTTACCGGCATCGCACGTCAAGGGTGGGGACGGGTCATACGGACACGGACCCGTGACTGCAATTACGGCCTCATCAGCCGCCCCTCCAATCGGTCAGTCCACTCAAACTCGTGCAGCTTCGTGTCGCACGATCGCCTTCCCAATGCCCCGGGACCGCGCGGTCCCCGGCCTCTGCAGGACGTTCACTGAGGACGACATCCGCAGTGACATGCCCTTGCGGCTTGTTCCGTGACCTCGACCGAGGCTCTCGAAGTGCCCGCCCGGTGCGTAGGCAGGCGACCAGCTCCCGCTTGAGCGCACCACGGCCCTCGATGAACAGCGACTGGTAGATCGCCTCATGGCTGATGCGCATGGACTCATCCTCGGGGAAGTCGGCCTTCAACCGGTGCGAGATCTGTTCCGGGCTCCATGCTGTCGCCCACCGCCTGTCCTGCCGGTGCGGCTTGTTCAGCCCCTTCCACGGAGGCGTCTGCGGCCCCGCGACGACCGTCCCGTCAGGCCGGTGAACGTTCCCCGAGAGCCTCTCCTGCACGTACTCACGCAACCGGTCGTTGCCCAGGAGCTTCGCGCTCTTCGGACGCTTGGCCGCCTGCTGAGCCTTCCACTGGGCGACCGTCGCGCGGTACTCCTGCTTGCCGCCGCGCGTGGCGGCGTTGCGGCGCAGTTCGCGAGAGATTGTCCCCGGGTCACGCCCCAGGGCGCGGGCGATCTCGCGCACGCCCTTGCTCATCGCCCTGAGGATCGCGATCTCCTCGCGCTCCTCGAACGTGAGGTACCGGCCCGAGGGCTCGGCCAACGAGATCGGAGGCATGCCGCCAGCGTGACGAAACCACCTCGCACCCACCGGCCACGACACGCCGACCGCCAGTGACGCCTCCACCGTCGTGACCCCCGTGGCGATCAGGCGCCAGAACTGGCGCTGCACGACCCGAGACGGATCAGGCCGTCCCGGCGAACGCATCGCCGGCCGCAACGCACGGTCAGCGCGCCACTGCCGACGCCGCCCCTCCGGAACATCGCTGGTCTTCAAACGCCAGTCCGCTGTGGCCACGCCGCACCCCTCCGAGATCAGGGTGTTGCGACGACCAGTTGAATCCACCTTGCGACCCGCGGTCGCTGTGGTGAATGAGTTCGGCGTCCTTCTTGATCTTCTGTCGCCACAGCGCCATCTCCAGCGCGTCCAGCGGCAGGTCGGTGCGCATGTGGTCGGCGATCTGCCACCCCACGATCCGGCGCGAGTGCGCGTCCAGGACGAACGCCACGTAGACCCAGCCCGACCAGGTCCGCACGTAGGTGAGGTCGGCCAGCCACAGCTGGTTCGGGCGATCGGCGGTGAACCGGCGGTTGACCAGGTCCGGCGGGCGAGGCGCGGCCGGCTCCGGGATCGTGGTACGGCGCCGCCGGCCGCGGATGACGCCCTCGATGCCGAGCTCGCGCATCAGCCGCTCGACGGTGCAGCGCGCCACCTCGTGCCCGGCCCGGACCAGCGCGCGAGTGATGCGGCGGGCGCCGTAGGTGCGACCGGAGTCCTCCCACACCGCTGTGACCAGCGCAATCAGCTCTTCATCCCGGAGCTGCCGGGCCGATTTCGGGCGCGTCTTGCGGGCGAAGTACGTCGAGGGCGACAGGTCCAGCACCCGGCATACGGGATCGACCCCGAAGCCGTCACGCAGGTGGTCGATCACCTGCTCGGCCTCGTCCGGGGACGGTCGATCTCCTGGGCAAAAAACACGCTGGCGGCTTTGAGAATTTCGTTGGCCCGCCTCAACTCGGCGACTTCCTTGCGGAGTTCCTTCAGCTCGTCGAGCTCGACGGTGGTGAGACGGTCGTCGCGCTCTCCGGCGTCGGCCTCGGCCTGGCGGACCCAGGACCGCAGGGCCTCCTTGTGGATGCCCAGGTCACGGGCCACGTGAGCGACGGGACGGCCAGTCGAGCGGACCTCGCGTACGGCACGTTCGCGGAGTTCATCGGGGTACTTGCGTGGTGCTGGCATTGCTCGTGGTTCTCCTTACGCCTGGATCGTAACAAACCCAGACATCAGGGACTCCACGAAAGCCGGAGCAGCTCACACCCATGCGGATCGCACAGCGCGGGACGTCGCCTATCGCGAACTCGCACGCATCGCCGAGACTCGCCCAGACCGTCCGACCTGGAGCGGCGACCGTATCCACTCCGTCTCTGTCCGCCTGCGGGAGGGGCTCGGCCTGGACCTGACGTGGGCCTGGCCGTCGCTCTGGCTCAGCGTGGAGGAGGAGGTCCGCACCGAAATCACCAATGCCCGCACCAGTTTGACCCGCGCCACGACCCTGGCAGGTTGGGCCGTGCTCTACGCCCCACTTACTGTCTGGTGGTGGCCTGCGTTGGTCGTCGCCGCCACTCTTGCTGTGACGGCCTGGCGCCAGACCCGCACCGCAGCCGACACTTACGCCCAGCTCATCGATGCTGCCGCCCGCCTACACGTCCTCGATCTCGCAAAGCAACTCCACCTGCCCCATGCTGGCCCCGCAACCTCCGAGATCGGCAATACCCTCACCAATCACCTCGCCCCGCCACCACCAGCCGCGCCGCCCCCGACATAGCAACCGGACGGTGATGTCCGGGTCGTTGGCGTTGCCTTCAGGAATGAAGCAATCGCAAGTGATCACGGACATCACCTGCCCATCACACATCGCCTTGCCTTGGGGATTCAGGCGCCGGCGTGGATGTAGGAGGCCCAAAGGGAGGGAAGATTGGGGTGCTTATCGCGAAGCGCTCGTATGGCATGATGCAGGGCTACGGCCGCGCGGCTGGGCTCCAGTGCCGTGCTGCTGGTGCGAATCTGATCATAGAACGACTCCGCGATAGTAATAGCAATGGGGTCGTAGATTTCCCAGAGAGCGGCTATAACGTGCGGGAATCCTGCGAGCTGAAAGGCTGCAGCCAAATGGACGGCTTCGTCATACATTTCGGTGCCGTGGAAAGCAGTTCGACAGGCGGACAGGTAGGCCAGTCGGGCGCGTTCTAGTCGGACAGGCGCGAGACTTGCAATGGTCAGAGGAGCGGTGGCGTGGTCATGCAGCAGTAAATAGCTGCGGGAAGGGTCGGCTGTGTCATGGGCGCCGTGGCAGGCAAAGTGCGCGATCGCGCAGCGCGGCAACTCATCAAGCACCGCGGACAGGGTCGGGGCTTCGAACGCGGCCTTATCCGCGCCATCAACCGAGTAGTGGTCAGGCTCCACCAGCAGCGCTGGAGAGGGAAGGCGGCTGGCCAGCAGGGCTGCTTCTTCGGCTGCGAAAGGCAGAGCCCGTTGGCCAGGCGTGGTGGGCATGGCGACCACAAGTGACCGGACATCATCAGTGGCGGCTGAAGTCTGGGAGGCAGCCGTGTATTGCCGCCGAGCATAGTCCAGGGCGCGGATGGTCGGAGTATAGGAAGAAACGACCCGGTCCATGACCGACTCCCCGGCTAATCCAGGGCCATGGTGCCCCGCTGCGTGCAAGGGCAGCAGGCCAAGAAGACCACCAGTTGCCCACCACACCCGCGGCCAGTCATCTGAGGGTGGGCCGCGATAGCCGAGTGCATCAAGAACTGGTTCAGCTGCCGCTTCCCACAACCAGACAAGCATCTCGCGGACCATGCCTTGGGCCCGTTTGCGATCTGAGAATGAAGCATTGGTGTCGCCGGTCATGCCCAGCGCCTCATGAAAAGTCTTGACCTGACCCTTCAACGTGTCAATGTCGAGGAGAGGCAGATTGACGGAAGTAATTCCGTTAGTGGTCATCAGCATTGCGTCACTTCGAAAGGGGCTGACGCTGAAGGAAACCACTGGTCCAGAAGCAGCTTGGGGAAGCCATTCCTCTATAGAAGGCATACGGGCGAAAGACGCGAACCCAGGTAGACTGCGGATCTCGTCGAGTACGGCATGAAAATCCCCGACAGCGACATGACGGTCTATGCCGGCATCCGAAGATTGGTCAAGCAGATCGCGCAACTCGATGTACCGCTGTGCAAGCCGAGGCTGTTGCTCCCGCAAATCGGTGATGTCACTGCGAGTGTCCAATGCCTGACTGAGCAGCACCGCGCGCCCACCTTCCAAGAGTCTCAGGGCACGCGCAGCGCGTTGAGATTCAGGGATTTGAGTGTCTGACAAGGCCAGGGCGGCGGCGTCGGACGCCACCCCCGTAAATAGACCGAGTATGTAATTCCGGTCTCCAGACTCGATCTTCGGTGAGGCAACTTCGGGCAGCAACCTCACTGCGGTCTCCAGCACCTCAGACATTTCATGAGGATCCCACTCCGCGTTCAACACAGCGGCAGCCCGAGCTGCCTTAATACGGGTATTCGGCCTCGCAAGCTCCACATTCGCCGCCGCCACGTACTGCGACGCGGCATCCTGAAGGTCGGCGACTTCCCCCTGGCGCTCATACCGTATTTGCAGAGCAATCCCGAGATTGAAGCAGAGGCTGGCATAATCAGGATCTTCGACAGGCACTAACCTCGTCGCCGCCCGCAGCGCATAAATCGCCTCCTCCAGATCGTCCAGGTCTCCAAATTCTTCGAACCGGATTCTGAGTGCCAACCCGAGATTCGATAGGATATTAGCCACCAGAAAAGCATCATCAGGGCGCAGCCTCAGAGCGTCCCACTCCAGATTAATCGCCTGGTCGAGGTCTTCCTTTTCGCCGTACTGCCCAAACCGGAACGCCAGCGTGACCCCGAGGGACGTCAGGCTGCTCGCTCGGTTGACCGACTCGGCGGGAATGGATTCCACCAACTCACGCCCGGCCTCCACCGCACCGTCAAGGTCCTCCGGAGCCAAATAGCGCGCAAACCGAAGGCCCAGCATCATCTCGAGATCAGACAAGTGCGCGAGTCGTTCGGGATCTTCGGCAGGGGTCGCCAAAAGGGCTGCCCGAACCAATTCGATCGCCTCGTCAAGATCTCGTCTTCCTCCCATGCGCACGTACCGAGAACTAAGCAGATAGGCGAGATCAGAAATTACTTCCGCGTCGCGGTCGGGGGCCTCATGGGTGGTGGCACCCACCGCTCCCGCCGCTCGAAAGGAACTGATGGCATCGTCAATGTCGCGCCAGCTCCCGAATCGATCGAAACGTGTTCGCCGAAGGTGCCCGAGATTGGCAAGTATGTTGATAGTGCGATTGTTGTCTTGGGGTGCGGAGGCGTCTACTGCTGCCGCCAACCGAAGCACACTGAGCGCATCGTCAAGGTCCTGCCGTTCCCCAAAACGCTCGAACCGGTCCCCCAGCATCGCTCCGAAATTCGACAGACGCAAAGCACGATCGGGGTCTTCGGATCCAGTCGCATCCACCGCGGCCCGCCCGGCATGCATCGCATCTTCGAGATCTTCTCGTTCTCCGAAGCGCGCGAAGCGAGATCTCAACGCATAGCCTATATTCGACTGAATGGCGGGATAAACGGGATTCGCAGCAGGAATGGCATCGGCCATGCGACGCCACAATCCTACCGCCGAATCATGCACATCCGGATCAGAGGATCCCTCTGCCCGGCGTAGCAAGTCGATTGCGGCAGGTGCTGCCCGCGCCGCCAGTGCGGGTAAAAGCTCCTTAGGCATAGGGGCCACTGCCTCGGGATGGCTTATGAAGATGGGGGTAAGCATCTCGAGTGCAGCGTTGCGGTCCTGCACATCATCGCCTGGTGGAAGCGCCTCGGATCGGTAATAGTGCATCCAACCCAGCAGGTACCGGATGTCTATGGAGACTTGAACGCTTATATTCGGGCTGGCGAGGAGCGTAGTCAGCTCCGTGACCTGCTCCACGGCCCTGGGTTCGAGTACAAGGGGTAGATCTTCGCGACCAGTGATGCGCCGTAGCCGGCTCCACACCTCAGCAGACAGCTCTTCCCACTGCTCCATCAGGGCTCCTCGGGCTAACCCCGGGCAAACGGACGCGCGGACTAAGCCCTTCACCCACCCCCGAGAGCCGTGCCCGGATGAGCCAGCAGGTGCGGTGCGCGGCACCGCACGTCAAGTTGTTTGTTTGGGGTCTCACTTTAGTGTGCTACTGAAGTTGAATTCGTGATGTCGCTCGGATGGGTGAAGCAGTAGCGTTCGCCTGCCGGTGGAGGGTCGGTCCCGGTAGTTGTGTGCTGTGAGGTATGCACAGGGCGGCGGTTTGACCGACGCGGAGAGGGCCGCGCGGGAGCGGATCCGGCGGCAGGCCGTGGAACGCTTCGAGGGCGGCGAGAAGAACCGGGAGATCGCGGCCGCGCTGCGGGTGAGCGTGCGTTCGGTGGAGCGCTGGCGCCGGCAGTGGCGCGAGGGCGGTGCAGCGGGAGTCGCCTCGAAGGGCTCGCCCGGTCGCCCGAAGCTGTCCGATTCCCAGATCGCGCGGCTGGAGCGGGAGTTGGAGCGTGGGCCGCTGGCCCACGGCTGGGAGGACCAGCGGTGGACTCTGGCACGGGTGAAGACGTTGATCGGCCGGCTGTTCCACGTCTCCTACACCGTGGAGGGCACGTGGGTCCTGCTCAAGCGGCACGGCTGGTCCTGGCAGCAGCCGGCTCGCCGGGCGATCGAGCGCGACGATGCGGCCGTTGAGTTGTGGAAGAAGGACACGTGGCCGCGGGTAAAAGCGCCGCGGCGGCCCGCGGGGCCTGGCTCGTCTTTGAGGACGAGGCCGGGCAGTCGATGAGGCCGCCGCGTGCCAGGACCTGGGGCAGGCTCGGCTGCACCCCTGTTGTGCGGGTGCGTGGTCGGGGCGCCGGCCGGGTCTCCATGGCGGGGCTGAGCTGCTACAAGCCCGGTCAGCGGTCCCGGATGTTCTACAGCTTCCACGTCTACCGTGGCCGCAAGGGTGAGAAGAAGGGCCTGACCTGGCAGGACTACCGGGACCTGCTCATCCGCGCGCACATCCAGCTCGGCGGCCCGATCGTGCTCGTGTGGGACAACCTGCGTGCCCACCTGATGCCGCCGATGCAGGAGTTCGTCCAGGCGAGCAAGGACTGGCTGACCGTCTTCCAGCTCCCCTCGTATGCACCGGACCTCAACCCACAAGAGGGCATCTGGGCGCTGGTCAAGCGCACCATCGGCAACCTCGCCGCCGCGAACCTCGACCAGCTGGCCCGAGCCGTCAGGCGCAGCCTGAAGCAGATCCAGTACCGACCCCACCTCATCGACGGGTGCCTCGCCTCCACCGGCCTGATCATGGACGGCTGACCACCTTCAGACCGACATCACGAATTCAACTTCAATAGACGCCCTCTCGTCCTGCCTCCCGATCCTTGTGGCCCTGAGCGCGGTATCCCGTCCTGGCTCTGCTCACGTCGCCACTCGTGAACCACCGTCCCGTGCGTCGCCGAAAGTCCCGCCTGCCGGGAGTGACCGGGGCGAGGGTAGATGGAGCGAGCCGGGTTGCGACGAGGTTGGGGGCGCCGTCTCGGCGCTCGCGGTGCCTTTGATCGGGCCTGCTGGCTGAAGTGCTGGGCCCTCGTGAGGCGGCAGGCGCGGAGTTGAACCAGGCCGTCGACGCGGCGCAGCTCGCTCTGGCTCGCCGGACATGCGTGCGGCTTCGCCAACCACTTCTCATCCTTCCGTGTCATGCGGCCCGTCTGCAGTACACCCGGCTGCCCGGGTCCCTGGTCAGCACACTTCGGTGCAGCCCGACACACCTCCGCACGAGCCGTCCAGTGGAATCAGGCTGAAGCTGTGCCGGAGTCTCAGCCCGAATCCACCGGGCGATCGCTGTCGGGGAGGTTCCGCAGAACGAAGAGATGCCTTGCGACCTGCGATGATGGGAGTTCTCTAGGCTCCACCACGCACAATCAGCAAGGCATCTCGTAAGTGCAATCATCTCACGCTGTCCCGGCCGTCTCCGTCGTGTTCGACGAGTCGAATCTGATCGCGGACGCGGGGCTGGTCCCACTGGTCCGCCTGGCCGAGCGCGCCGGCCTGCCCGCCCTGGTCGGCGACAGGTTGCGCATCGAAGGCACCGGCAGCGGTGCCGGTGCCCATCCGGGTGCGAAGGTGATGACGCTGGTCGCGGCGATGTGCGCCGGGGCCGACTCGATCGACGACACCGACCGGCTCCGGCACGGCGCGGTGGGCCGACTGTTCGGCGGGGTGCGAGCGCCGTCCACCCTGGGCACCTTCCTGCACGCCTTCACCCACGGGCACAACCGCCAACTCCATTCGGTGCACCGGGACTTCCTCGCCCGCCTGGCCCGGACCACCCCCCTGCTGCCCGACGTCGACCGGGTGGCGTTCGTGGACATCGACCCCACCCACCGACGCGTCTACGGCCGGGCCAAGCAGGGCGCCGAGGTCGGCCGGTTCAAGGGCGTACGCACCCTGCACCCGATCCTCGCCACCCTCTCCACCCCGTCGGCCCGCCCGGTGATCGCGGCGGTCCGGCTGCGGCGGGGCAAAGCGGCCGACGCCCGCGGAGCCGGGCCCTTCACCGCCGAGGCCCTCGCGGCCACCCGGCAGGCCGGCGCGAGCGGCACGGTGATCGTCCGCGCGGACAGCCAGTTCTACAACGCCGACGTCGTGGCCGCCTGCCGCCGGGCGAACGCCCGATTCTCCGTGACCGTGCGGATGAACCCGCACGTCGCCGCCGCGATCAGCGCCATCGACGAGGCCGCGTGGACGGCGATCCGCTACCCGGACGCGTTCGTGGACCCCGACACCGGCGAGCTGGTCTCCGACGCCGAGGTCGCCGAGACCACCTACACCGCGTTCACCGGCCGCAAGAAGGCCGAGCACGTCACCGCGCGCCTGGTCGTGCGCCGCGTCCGCCGCCTGAACACCGAGGTCACAGCCGGGCAGGGCGAGCTTTTCGCGGCCTGGCGCTACCACCCGGTGTTCACCGACAACCCGTTCGAGATGCTCCAGGCCGAGCTGCAGCACCGCCAGCACGCCGTGATCGAGCAGGTCATCGCGGACGGCAAGGGATCGGCCCTGGCCCACCTGCCCTCCGGCAACTTCCAGGCCAACGCCGCCTGGCTGACCCTGTGGGCGATCGCCCACAACCTGCTGCGGGCCGCCGGCAGCCTCGCCGGCTCCTTCCACGCCCGGGCGACCACCGCCACCCTGCGGGCCCACCTGGTCAACGTCCCCGCTCGGCTGGCCCGTTCAGCCCGTCGGGCAACACTCCACCTGCCCGACCGATGGCCCTGGCAGCACGCCTTCACCGACCTGTTCGACACCGCCCACGCACCACCGGGCTGATCGCAGACCCGACCACCCCGCCCGCCAGGGCCCAACCGGAGCAAACGTGGAAGAGCTGGGCAGACCAGCGGACACCCCACGCCCTCCAGCCGGTCACCCCGACAGAAGCACCGAAACCATCACCCGAAATCAGCCCGGTGGATCCGGGCTCAGAACTCATGGACAGCGAGCAGTGGTCGGAAGTTGCGGTGCCCTGCGCTGGCAGCAGCCACGGGCCCGGCACGCTGGGCCTGGCGGCCGCCGATCGGCCTGCGGCCGGCTCAGCCGGACGCCGGGAAGAACACCCGGCCCGCCGCAGGCGCAGAAGCCCGCTGCGCCTGCCCCGTCCACCGCCAACCACAAAGACAGGGCGGGAAGGAAGGAAGGAAGGAAGGAGGCCGGGTTGCCAGGGTTTTCACGCTACTGGAGAACGGGCGCTGACCTGGGGGAACAGAGACGTTGGCCGGTTGGTGCCTCACCGGGAGGTTCACCGGGAGCTCCACCCTGGTGCCGGAGGTCCTCAGGGGCACCTTGACGGCCACTCACCAGCCCCCGAGGGGCCCCGGCGAGCGGGTGCCGACAGCTCCCACGGTCTCAGCTATGGCCCGCGTGCTCGGCCTGCCGGACGAGGAACTGCTGGAGCTGCGCCGGGCCGCGGCCGACGACGCCGGTACAGTGCCGGCACGAGCTCCCGCGCGGGACGAGGGGCTGGGCAGGCCGATCGGGGATTGGGAGCCGCACGATCTGGAGGTCCATCCTTCCGCTGCCCGCTCCCCGGCCGGCTCCGCCCGGTCGGTGCAGGCGCTGTCCGGCTATGTGCCGCGCGACCATGACGAGGTTCTGTCGGAGGCGGTGCGCGAGGGCGTGAAATTACCTGGGTATTTCTGCCTCTTGGCCGACCGGAGAGTAAACGGAAGACTGATTAAGGCCCAGCAGGGCTCCAATCGTTGGCAGCCCGTACTTGGGGGTATAGCACTACGACGGCGACAAGCCTCTCCGAGGTCGTCTCCTACAACCGCGACGTCCATTACTCCATTTGCGCCGCTACCCAGGTGGTGGCCCCTGGAACTAGAGCAGAAGGGAAAAGCCATGGCAATCTTGCTGGTCAAGAAGCTCCGCTGCGTGACACCCGATGACTCTCTCACTGATGAAATCAAGCTGCAACAGGACGGTAGGCAGCGGTGGCCGGACGAAGGCGAGTCCTTCTTCTCGCTGTCAAAAGACACCGAGGTTTCGATGTTCCTGCAGCTCCCTTTCACCGGCCAAACGGTCGTCAGCCTCTTCGATGACGAGACCTTCGGCCAAGACGACAGGCTCGGCTCCGAACCTTTTAGCGAAAACGAGGCTGATACTGGTGAACATGCCAGGACGTTCCACGGCGTGCATGGGTCAGAGTACGTAATGAACTACAAGGTCATAAGTATCAGCTAACCGGCTCGTGGTCATCGGCGCTGCGCTCAAAGTAGCTCCAGCTATGATCAAGGACGGTGCCAAACTCGCCGTTCCGGTAGCCATGACCACGAATTCTCCGGAACTTTGAGAGGCGGATGGGTCGGTCATTTCGGTCATCAATGCTGCCCAGACTAGTGGCTTTGGAGGGAACAAGATGACGTCGGAAATCACCACGACGACCTCTACCACCCCTGCCGGCAAGGTGGTTGTGACCACCACAACCACCACCACCGGGGCCGATGACACCGTCACCATCGTCAAAGAACAGCGTGACGACGGCTGGACACGCACCATCGAATCGGCGAACCGGAGCGATGGGTCGAGCCAGAAACACATGGTCATCCAGGACGGCTCCGGCACCACCCTCCAAGAGCAGACCCATACGAAGACCATCGCTGCCGACGCAGACGGCAATCGCATTCAGACGGAGACCGATACCAACGCCGTCCCCGACCCGCAGGGCGGGACCACAACTGTGACCTCCGAGGACATCCAAAATCTGGACACCG
This region of Kitasatospora sp. NBC_00240 genomic DNA includes:
- the ltrA gene encoding group II intron reverse transcriptase/maturase; its protein translation is MDTNTDADGAVQTVPAAAATVNGPEGEGLDWASVNWRRAEEDVRRLRQRIFTASQAGDLKKVRNLQKLMLRSRSNTLLSVRRVTEINAGRATAGVDGKVVLLPQSKAALAHWVQHRARPWTPQPVKRVFIPKPGTTKKRGLGIPVIVDRCLQAVALGALEPEWEARFEPKSYGFRPGRGCHDAIGAIYSTLNGKNPQRVWVLDADLTAAFDRIDHARLMAALGTFPARGLVRQWLKAGVVDKGRFAPTEEGTPQGGVISPLLFNVALHGMEEAAGVRYFTAGRDAGSAQSGSPVLVRYADDFVAICTSREQAELVKERLAAWLTPRGLAFHEDKTRIVHAESGFDFLGFNVRRYHGKLLIKPSTAAQRRIREQLHAEMLALRGANAAAVLKKINPIVRGWSAYYRTVVSSEVFTALDNYMWTLAYKWAKHSHPNKPKHWVSSKYFGRFNKSRKDRWVFGDRDSGAYLLKFSWTKIVRHQLVKGRASPDDPALEPYWAERRRKGPPLPVDGMTMRLLQAQHGRCPACGGLLLHADHPPRSPQEWETWRAVIRKAISKQYVAFLGGSTPGDQRIRLLHTQCQRRNGAAEPTRPAPSPAREPTGLA
- a CDS encoding IS3 family transposase, whose product is MIDHLRDGFGVDPVCRVLDLSPSTYFARKTRPKSARQLRDEELIALVTAVWEDSGRTYGARRITRALVRAGHEVARCTVERLMRELGIEGVIRGRRRRTTIPEPAAPRPPDLVNRRFTADRPNQLWLADLTYVRTWSGWVYVAFVLDAHSRRIVGWQIADHMRTDLPLDALEMALWRQKIKKDAELIHHSDRGSQGGFNWSSQHPDLGGVRRGHSGLAFEDQRCSGGAASAVAR
- a CDS encoding transposase is translated as MPAPRKYPDELRERAVREVRSTGRPVAHVARDLGIHKEALRSWVRQAEADAGERDDRLTTVELDELKELRKEVAELRRANEILKAASVFFAQEIDRPRTRPSR
- a CDS encoding CHAT domain-containing protein, which encodes MEQWEELSAEVWSRLRRITGREDLPLVLEPRAVEQVTELTTLLASPNISVQVSIDIRYLLGWMHYYRSEALPPGDDVQDRNAALEMLTPIFISHPEAVAPMPKELLPALAARAAPAAIDLLRRAEGSSDPDVHDSAVGLWRRMADAIPAANPVYPAIQSNIGYALRSRFARFGEREDLEDAMHAGRAAVDATGSEDPDRALRLSNFGAMLGDRFERFGERQDLDDALSVLRLAAAVDASAPQDNNRTINILANLGHLRRTRFDRFGSWRDIDDAISSFRAAGAVGATTHEAPDRDAEVISDLAYLLSSRYVRMGGRRDLDEAIELVRAALLATPAEDPERLAHLSDLEMMLGLRFARYLAPEDLDGAVEAGRELVESIPAESVNRASSLTSLGVTLAFRFGQYGEKEDLDQAINLEWDALRLRPDDAFLVANILSNLGLALRIRFEEFGDLDDLEEAIYALRAATRLVPVEDPDYASLCFNLGIALQIRYERQGEVADLQDAASQYVAAANVELARPNTRIKAARAAAVLNAEWDPHEMSEVLETAVRLLPEVASPKIESGDRNYILGLFTGVASDAAALALSDTQIPESQRAARALRLLEGGRAVLLSQALDTRSDITDLREQQPRLAQRYIELRDLLDQSSDAGIDRHVAVGDFHAVLDEIRSLPGFASFARMPSIEEWLPQAASGPVVSFSVSPFRSDAMLMTTNGITSVNLPLLDIDTLKGQVKTFHEALGMTGDTNASFSDRKRAQGMVREMLVWLWEAAAEPVLDALGYRGPPSDDWPRVWWATGGLLGLLPLHAAGHHGPGLAGESVMDRVVSSYTPTIRALDYARRQYTAASQTSAATDDVRSLVVAMPTTPGQRALPFAAEEAALLASRLPSPALLVEPDHYSVDGADKAAFEAPTLSAVLDELPRCAIAHFACHGAHDTADPSRSYLLLHDHATAPLTIASLAPVRLERARLAYLSACRTAFHGTEMYDEAVHLAAAFQLAGFPHVIAALWEIYDPIAITIAESFYDQIRTSSTALEPSRAAVALHHAIRALRDKHPNLPSLWASYIHAGA
- a CDS encoding winged helix-turn-helix domain-containing protein, translating into MRYAQGGGLTDAERAARERIRRQAVERFEGGEKNREIAAALRVSVRSVERWRRQWREGGAAGVASKGSPGRPKLSDSQIARLERELERGPLAHGWEDQRWTLARVKTLIGRLFHVSYTVEGTWVLLKRHGWSWQQPARRAIERDDAAVELWKKDTWPRVKAPRRPAGPGSSLRTRPGSR
- a CDS encoding transposase, with translation MRPPRARTWGRLGCTPVVRVRGRGAGRVSMAGLSCYKPGQRSRMFYSFHVYRGRKGEKKGLTWQDYRDLLIRAHIQLGGPIVLVWDNLRAHLMPPMQEFVQASKDWLTVFQLPSYAPDLNPQEGIWALVKRTIGNLAAANLDQLARAVRRSLKQIQYRPHLIDGCLASTGLIMDG